A region of the Phycisphaerales bacterium genome:
GGAAGCCCTTGGGGAAGTAGCGGTGCCAGCGTTCGGCGGTGAGCGGACTCTGCCAGACGAAGCACGGGCCGTTGCCGGTGATGCGGACCAGCTCGGGCACGAGCCGTTCCATCATGGCGTCGTACTTCTCCGGCGCGTCGTCATAGCTGCGGTACTGGAAGCCGATGCCGTAAGGAGGGTCGGTGACGACGGCGCCGATGCCGGAGAGCGTCGGCAGGATGTCGAAGCAGTCTGCGCGGTAGAGCGTGGCGTTGCCGATGACTCGCTTTTCGACGGGTGCGGAAGCAACTCCCGCGGCCACTGGACGCGACTTGCGGCGGAGCCGCGCCGCGAAGAACGGGTTGATGAGGGCGACGGCGGTCATGGCGTCACCTCCTCGCGCAGCTCGCACTCGAAGTGGTAGCACGCTTCGGTGACGATGTTGCCGGTGTCGAAGCCCTGCTGCTTCGCAAAGTGCAGCAGATCGGCGATGAGGTCGAAGATGGCGGTCTCCAGGTCGCCGCGGTCCATCGTGTCGGGATGGTCGCCGCCGTAGGTGCGGACGGTGAAGGCGGCGAGCGCGTCTTTCGCCCAGGCGGCGCGGTCGGCGTTGGTCGGTTCATTGGTCATGTGATGCTCCTTTCGATAGAGAAGGGCGGGCCTTGCGGCCCGCCCGATTGCGGATGGGTCAGTCCTTCTTGTCGCTGGCGACGCGGAGCGTGATGCGGCCGTCCAAAGGCACGCATTCGAGCTGGATGTTGAAGCCCTTGCCGTCGTTGTGCGGCCAGGCGGACCCGATGCGGGTCCAGAAGCCCTTCTTGCCCTCCCGGTCGCGCACCTGGTAGGCGATGTGCGTGGGAGCCTTGGAAGCGTTGGTGTTCGTGTCGGACATGTGAGTCTCCTTTTCTGAGGTTTCCGGCCGCGCCCATCGCGGCCTGATGGCACGCGTACACCAGCCGCTCCAGCCGGGGCGGAGCGCACCGGTCACAGCGGAAAACGGGAGGGACCCGGTCTGCAACGCAGTGAAGATTGGGAGGAACCGGTTTTCTGCTTGACCGGACCGGCGGCGGCTGTAGCGATGCCGTCAATCAGGCCGTGTGTGGGTGCAGGAGACCGGGGAAAGGTTAAGACGAGCCCGGCACGTCAACGCCCGGGCGACCCCGCATTGCCGGACAGGAAGTGCATGCGAGGGGCCTGTGCTTCTGTCGCATCGTGCCTGGCCGTGTGTCAACAGGGTTCAAGAGCAGCGGCGATGGTGCTAAAGGCCGGACTGCTCCGCGTGCGCCGAGTGGATGGCCCTTCCGCCGGGGGGCGTCAAAGGGCCGCACCGCTCATGGCGTTCCACAGGCCTTCGTGCTGTCACGCCGGACATAGATCGGCACGCGGTGCCCCGGGATCACAAGCACGTCGGAGACGTAGTCTTTGAGAAGGTCATCGCAGGAACCGGGATGACAGGTAGGCTGGACGTTGGGCAGGTCGAAAACGAGGATATCGGGCCTCCGTCGCTTCACGTACGCGGGGTCAAACAGCTCGTGTCCGAGCATCCCCTGGCCGAAGGACTTGCCAGGGTCGAATCGGTGTTGCGTCAGGTATGCGTCGTTCAGCCCCAGCACGTCCAGGGCGGGAAGCTCCGAGTAGAATGGAATGGCGCCCGCGGCGGTGACGGCAATCAGTGGTCGCGCATCGCCGCACCGCGCTTTGAGCGCCTTGCCTATCGCGACAACGTTCGTGACGAACGACAGGTCGGTACCGCGGGGGTCGCGGAACTCAACCATGCTGAACTGGATAGCAATCGTGGCAGCCACGACTGACAGGAAGACGGGGTGCTGCGATTTCGGGGTCACTGCCGCGCGGGCGGCGGCGACACGTGCGGCGAGGAAGAGGAGCAGCGGAAAGATGGGCACGTAGAATCGAAACCCGTCCCGGAAGATGTCGCCGCCGGCGAGAATGACGCACGCGACGACGACCTGGATCATCAGGATGGCCGTCCGGTCGAGTGGGTCGCTGAACTTGCCGGCGGCGACAGCGGTCCGTCCAAGGTAGCAATAGGCGACGATGGGAAGCACCGAGAGCATCGCACGGCAGGTGTAGAGGATGCCCAGTTCCATATGAGCGAGCGATGGCGCCACCTTGGCGGCAGCCGAGTTGGCGACCCACGCATTGTAATAGACCAGGCGGAACGAGAGCTGGGCGACGAAGAAGAGGAAGGGCACTGCGCTGACCGTGACAACGTCGCGAACACGGTCGCGCAGCGGTGAATTGGAGTATGCCAGCATGCCGGCGCCGAGGGAGAGGACGTAGATCGGTCCTTCGGGGCGCGTCCAGCAAAGCAGTCCGAGCAGCAGCGCGGCCACCGACAGGCCGGCTCCCGGTCGCCCAGATACTGATCCGCGAACGGCGAACACGGCGCCGGTCAACAGCAGCATCACCAGGGGTGCTTCGAGGCCGCCGAGTGCCCAGACGGCGACGGTGGCGTTGACCGCGAAGCAGCACAGCACAAAGCAGGCTTCTGCCGGCGGCATTCTCAGCGATCGCAGGTAGCAGCAGAGGACGGCGTAGGTCCCGAGCGTGCAAGCGATGCCCAGCAGGCGAACCGCGTCCACGAGATCCATGCCGGCCCGATGGAGTATCGCCGCAAGGAGAACCCACAGGAGGTTTGAGTACCCCTCCACGTATTCACCGTCATTCCACGTCAACCCATATCCGTTCACCAGGCGCTGCGCGTACCGGAGGCTGATAAAGGCGTCGTCGGCAATGAACGGGTAGAAGTACCAGAGGTGCGCCGCCAGGAGCACGAGGGGCAAGGCGACCGCGAGTAGGTAATGTGGCTGGCGCGAGTGCGTCGGTAACTGGGCCATCGAGCGATACTGCCACATCCGCCGCGGGCGGTCCAGGAATATGAGGCGGGCGGCGTTGCTCCGGGTACGCGCACCGGAAGACCCATCTGCCGGGCCGGTGGCAGCGCCGGCATTGCGGCGGCAGGACCGAGACCCCGCAAAAAGTGAGCACTGTCAACGGTTTGCTGCGCCGGGTGCGGCCGTCACAAAACCATCACAAAAAGGAGCGCGACAAGCGCCGCGGAATGGGCTAGTCTGAAAATGTGCCAGATCGTCGAATCGGCACGTTTTCTACAACTACGAGAGGTCTTTATGACTCACTCCAAGACTCTTGCATTAACATGGCAGGCCTGCCTGTTGATGCTCGCCGGCGTGGCGATCGTGCTCATGCCGGACCTGGCCTTCGCGGGCCAGGACACACCGATGGGCAGCGTGCTCTGCACGGTGGTCCAGTGGTTCACCGGCAATACCGGTAAGGGCCTGGCGACTATCGCGATCACCATCATCGGCATCGGCGCCCTCCTGGGCAAGGTGTCGTGGGGCATGGCGATCATCGTCGGTATTGGCGTCGCCATCGTGTTCGGCGCCGCCGGCATCGTGAACGCGCTCGGAGCTCAATACTCCGGCGACTGCACGATCTAGCCGCAACGCGAGTTGCTGCTCGGAAAGGGCCTGCCGGCGACGGCAGGCCCTATTCTCGTGGCCGGACGGAGCTCACACATCTGCCGGCCTGCCGCCCCGCCGGCCTTTCACCCTGCGAGTCCGCTTCCGCCAGGCGAACGGGCCGGTTCCCGTCTTGGCGCCGCGCTTCGGACGCCCGCGCGGACGGTGGAACCAACCGAGCGCGTTGAGGATCTTCTGCACCTGGCTGGGGTGGTAGGCGACGCCGAACTCGCGCCGGATGAGTTCGGCGACTCGGGCGAGTGTCCATCGCTGCGAATCGAAGCCGCAGGCGACCGGCCCGGCGAGCAGCAGCGGCTCCAGCCGCGCCAGCTCCTCGTCGGCCAGCTTGGGCTTGCAGCCGGTGCGCCCGGCGACTGGAAGCGCATCCCCGCCCTCGATCTTCCACTTGCGGTGCCAGCGTGAAGCGGTCATGCGGCTGACGCCCACCAGGCGCGCTACCTCCGCCTGCGTGCAGCCGCGGGCGAAGAGTTCCGCGGCCCGGGCACGGCGCTGCCGCTCTCCGGCGCGGTCGAGGCGGTGGAGTCTGGGCTTTCCCCTGGCCATGGAGCGACCATGCCACACGCTGGCGGGCGTGTCCAGCGCGGCATACGCAGTGCCTGGGATCGAGTGATACCGCCCGTGCGAGTAGAATGCGAACGGCATGGACGAACCCCCGGGTGAACTGACGCGATTGCTGGGCGATGACTCGCTCGACGCGGCGGAGAAGGCGCGACGCCTGATGCCGCTGGTGTACCAGGAGCTGCGCGCCTTTGCGCAGGCGCGGCTCAACGAGGAACGCACCGGCCACACGCTCACGGCGACCGCTCTCGTTCATGAAACATACATGAGGATGTTCGGGGGCGGCGAGGTTCCCTGGCGGAGCCGGGCGCACTTCTTCGACGCGGCCGGCACGGCCATGCGCCGGATTCTCATCGACTACGCGCGGGAGCGCGGCGCGCTCAAGCGTGGCGGCGGCCACGAACGAATGCACCTTGACGCCGTCGCGACACTGGCCGCGGCGGACGGACAGGCCGTCGAGTACATGGCGCTCGAAGAAGCGCTCCAGGAGTTGGAACGCCACGATGAAAGGGCGGCCCGGGCTGTGATGTTGAGGTTTTACGCCGGTCTGACGAACGCGGAAGCGGCCGAAGTGCTCGGCGTCTCGGAGCGAACTGTGAAGTACGAGTGGGAGTTCGCACGGGCCTGGCTGGCCAGACGGCTCGATGGGGATGACGATCGGGAGCGGCCATGACCGACGAACGGTTCCGGCGGGCCAAGTCCCTGTTCATTGCGGCGCTCGACCTGAGCGAGGAAGCGCGGGCCGAGCTGCTCACCCGCGAGTGCGCCGGCGATGCCGACCTGCGCCGGGAAGTCGAGTCGCTGCTTCACGCGCAGCGGCAGGAGACCATGCGGACGGGCGGGGCCTGCGCCGCCGCCGGGCTTGCCGAGGCGACCGACACGGTTGACCCTGACATCGCGTCCCAATCGCGCCTCGGACGCTACCGGCTCCTTGAACGGCTCGGACAGGGAGCGTTTGGCGAGGTGTGGCTGGCCGAAGAGGAGAATCCTGTCCGCCCGAAGGTGGCGGTCAAGATCATCAAGCCGGGCATGGACACGCGCGAGGTGCTGGCCCGCTTCGACGCCGAGCGGCGGGCCTTGGCGATCATGGACCATCCCGGTGTAGCGAGGGTGACCGACGCCGGCGCCACGGAGCGCGGCCGTCCGTACTTCGTCATGGAGCATGTGCCGGGCGTCCCGATCACCCGGTATTGCGACGATGCCCGCCTGCCGGTGCGCCGCCGGCTGGAACTCTTCGTCGAGGTCTGCCGCGCGGTTGAGCACGCGCACCAGAAGGGCATCATCCACCGCGATCTCAAGCCGCAGAACATCCTGGTGTCGGAGCGGGGCGGCCGGGCCGTGCCGAAGGTGATCGATTTCGGCGTGGCCAAGGCGATGTTCGGTGACGGGGTCGAAGACGGCCTGGCGACGGAGGTCGGGCGAGGCGTCGGGACGCTTGAGTACATGCCGCCCGAGCAGACCGGGCGGCTCGGGCTCGACGTGGACGTGCGCGCCGACGTGTACGCCCTGGGCGCGGTGCTCTATGAACTGCTCACGGGCACGCCGCCTCTCGACCTGCGGTCGCGTGGCGGGGCATCGCTGGAAGCGCTGGCGGCCACCATCTGCGACACCGATCCGCCGCTGCCCAGCGCTCGGCTTTCCTCGACGGGGGCGGCAACAGGCGCCGCGGGCAGCGCTTCCACCTTCGCGGATACCAGGAACGAGGATTTGCGCACTCTCATTCGGCTGGTACGCGGCGACCTCGACTGGATCGCCATGAAGGCGATGGAGAAGGACCGTTCGCGCCGCTACGGCTCGGTCGCCGAGCTCGCGGCCGATGTGGAACACCATCTCGCCGGTGCCCCGGTCGCGGCCGCGCCGCCCAGCCGCGTGTACCGGTTGCGGAAGTTCGTGCGGCGACACCGGACAGGCGTCGTGTCGGCGTCGGCTGTCGGCGCCGCCGTGGTGATGGGCGCCGTCGGGATCGGGCTGGCGTCCGAACGCGCGTTGCTCGCCGAGCGGGCGCGCGAGCGACTGGCGGCGCACGTCGAAGGCCAGCGCCTCATGCTGCGTGACCTCCTGGAAGGGGCAAGGCCCTCCATCGCGCTTGGCCGCGACACCACCATGCTCCGCGCAGCGCTCGACGCCGCCGCGGAACGCATCCGGCGGGGCGACCTGCGCGATGCTCCCGAGGCGGAACTCGACCACCGGATGACCATCGGGGACGCCTATCGCGAGATCGGCCAGTTCAGGGCGGCGCACGACATGCTTGACACGCTGCCCGACCTTGCCGCGTCGATC
Encoded here:
- a CDS encoding TrbC/VirB2 family protein yields the protein MTHSKTLALTWQACLLMLAGVAIVLMPDLAFAGQDTPMGSVLCTVVQWFTGNTGKGLATIAITIIGIGALLGKVSWGMAIIVGIGVAIVFGAAGIVNALGAQYSGDCTI
- a CDS encoding transposase — translated: MPFAFYSHGRYHSIPGTAYAALDTPASVWHGRSMARGKPRLHRLDRAGERQRRARAAELFARGCTQAEVARLVGVSRMTASRWHRKWKIEGGDALPVAGRTGCKPKLADEELARLEPLLLAGPVACGFDSQRWTLARVAELIRREFGVAYHPSQVQKILNALGWFHRPRGRPKRGAKTGTGPFAWRKRTRRVKGRRGGRPADV
- a CDS encoding sigma-70 family RNA polymerase sigma factor — its product is MDEPPGELTRLLGDDSLDAAEKARRLMPLVYQELRAFAQARLNEERTGHTLTATALVHETYMRMFGGGEVPWRSRAHFFDAAGTAMRRILIDYARERGALKRGGGHERMHLDAVATLAAADGQAVEYMALEEALQELERHDERAARAVMLRFYAGLTNAEAAEVLGVSERTVKYEWEFARAWLARRLDGDDDRERP
- a CDS encoding serine/threonine protein kinase; this encodes MTDERFRRAKSLFIAALDLSEEARAELLTRECAGDADLRREVESLLHAQRQETMRTGGACAAAGLAEATDTVDPDIASQSRLGRYRLLERLGQGAFGEVWLAEEENPVRPKVAVKIIKPGMDTREVLARFDAERRALAIMDHPGVARVTDAGATERGRPYFVMEHVPGVPITRYCDDARLPVRRRLELFVEVCRAVEHAHQKGIIHRDLKPQNILVSERGGRAVPKVIDFGVAKAMFGDGVEDGLATEVGRGVGTLEYMPPEQTGRLGLDVDVRADVYALGAVLYELLTGTPPLDLRSRGGASLEALAATICDTDPPLPSARLSSTGAATGAAGSASTFADTRNEDLRTLIRLVRGDLDWIAMKAMEKDRSRRYGSVAELAADVEHHLAGAPVAAAPPSRVYRLRKFVRRHRTGVVSASAVGAAVVMGAVGIGLASERALLAERARERLAAHVEGQRLMLRDLLEGARPSIALGRDTTMLRAALDAAAERIRRGDLRDAPEAELDHRMTIGDAYREIGQFRAAHDMLDTLPDLAASIAGAESIEHANALAVRASLLRTEGNLDASLADAQSALDIRRRVASGDRADLAKNIQEVGDSLFGLGRYDEALAFQQEALAMRRRLFPGDHPDVALSLSSAGEVLRALWRLDDALAHHQQALAMYRALEAGNSLNVALASNNVAVCLSDLGRASEAIGPQREALEMFRRLYPDGHPFIVNGLGNLAGCLQDTGRLDEALPQYEAALAMSQRLFAGDHPGTAVCLNNLAFCLDAMGRPGDALSPYTAALDMLRRLSPEGHPQIPLLLGNIGRTLHLLGRLDESIESYERALAEASGGLPEDDPRVARLHSNFGWCLVESGRLAEAETHLLWAQQSFDAAEGIPPRFLRENIARLVEVFEKQAPSSEAAQAKAAEWRRRLAELDAGQSAGGDPGGGG